Proteins encoded in a region of the Naumannella halotolerans genome:
- a CDS encoding WhiB family transcriptional regulator — MNTPRIESTGRKPGCVTNTEVFQHPLMEEPPAPSAGKVVRRQAADLTNRARALCSGCPLAAACLYDAVVKHDVSGFVAGTTETERKQIRRRLGVTVEPEDFDSLAGSFRSGKRVDHNEVVRLRQANPHESLEMLAQRLECSLSTVKRHLRKHRRGESSEPATRRVPTQAEVLQAAGMMPDRSSGAA, encoded by the coding sequence GTGAACACGCCTCGTATCGAATCCACCGGACGCAAGCCCGGCTGTGTCACCAACACCGAGGTCTTCCAGCATCCGCTGATGGAGGAGCCGCCGGCTCCCAGCGCCGGCAAGGTCGTCCGCCGCCAGGCCGCCGACCTCACCAACCGGGCCCGCGCCCTGTGCTCCGGCTGCCCGCTGGCCGCCGCCTGCCTCTACGACGCCGTGGTCAAGCACGATGTCAGCGGTTTCGTCGCCGGCACCACCGAGACCGAGCGCAAGCAGATCCGGCGTCGCCTCGGGGTCACCGTCGAACCCGAGGACTTCGATTCCCTGGCCGGTTCCTTCCGCTCCGGCAAGCGGGTCGACCACAACGAGGTCGTCCGGCTGCGACAGGCCAACCCGCACGAATCGCTGGAGATGCTGGCGCAGCGCCTGGAGTGCTCGCTGTCGACGGTCAAACGGCACCTGCGCAAACACCGCCGGGGCGAGAGTTCGGAGCCGGCCACCAGGCGCGTACCCACCCAGGCCGAAGTACTGCAGGCCGCCGGAATGATGCCCGATCGCAGCAGCGGCGCCGCCTGA
- the serS gene encoding serine--tRNA ligase, translated as MIDPRLLRTDPELIRRSEVRRGGSGEVVDALLAADAERRSSIAAFEELRAEQKSLGKQVAKASGEEKQELLSRTKQLAAEVKQKQADSDAAGERFNTLIKQIGNIVDDVVPDGGEDDYVVLETIGQPRDFAAEGFTPRDHLEIGELLGAIDVERGAKVSGSRFYFLTGVGAQLELALISYAMAKATEWGFTPILPPALVKPTAMEGTGFLGQAAEDVYHLERDDLYLVGTAEVPLAAYHSDEILDPASLPLRYAGYSPSFRREAGSYGKDTRGIFRVHWFDKVEMFVYCDPEDAAAEHQRLLEYEKEFISSLELPFQVLDLAAGDLGLSAARKFDCYSWLPTQGRYREITSTSNCTEFQARRLSIRSRFDDGVAPVATLNGTLVAVTRVIVMLFENHQQADGSVRVPEALRPYLGGREVLEPIKR; from the coding sequence GTGATTGATCCACGGTTGCTGCGTACTGACCCCGAACTCATCCGCCGCTCGGAGGTGCGCCGCGGGGGTTCCGGCGAGGTCGTCGATGCCTTGTTGGCTGCCGACGCCGAACGCCGATCGTCCATCGCCGCCTTCGAGGAGTTGCGGGCCGAGCAGAAGTCCCTGGGCAAACAGGTTGCCAAGGCCAGTGGCGAGGAGAAGCAGGAACTGCTGTCGCGGACGAAGCAGTTGGCCGCCGAGGTGAAGCAGAAGCAGGCCGACAGCGACGCCGCCGGTGAACGCTTCAACACCTTGATCAAGCAGATCGGCAACATCGTCGACGATGTCGTCCCCGACGGCGGGGAGGACGACTACGTCGTACTGGAGACCATCGGCCAACCCCGCGACTTCGCCGCCGAGGGTTTCACGCCGCGTGATCATCTGGAGATCGGCGAGCTGCTCGGGGCGATCGACGTCGAGCGCGGCGCGAAGGTGTCGGGGTCGCGTTTCTACTTCCTGACCGGGGTCGGTGCCCAGTTGGAGCTGGCACTGATCAGCTACGCCATGGCGAAGGCCACCGAATGGGGTTTCACCCCGATCCTGCCGCCGGCGCTGGTGAAGCCGACGGCGATGGAGGGTACGGGATTCCTCGGCCAGGCCGCCGAGGACGTCTATCACCTGGAACGTGACGACCTCTACCTGGTCGGTACCGCCGAGGTGCCGCTGGCCGCGTACCACTCCGATGAGATCCTCGACCCGGCCTCGCTGCCGCTGCGCTACGCCGGTTACAGCCCGAGTTTCCGCCGGGAGGCCGGTTCCTACGGCAAGGACACCCGGGGCATCTTCCGGGTGCACTGGTTCGACAAGGTCGAGATGTTCGTCTACTGCGATCCCGAGGACGCCGCGGCCGAGCACCAGCGGTTGCTGGAGTACGAGAAGGAGTTCATCTCCTCGCTGGAGCTGCCGTTCCAGGTGCTCGACCTGGCCGCCGGTGATCTTGGTCTGAGCGCTGCGCGGAAGTTCGACTGCTACTCGTGGTTGCCCACCCAGGGAAGGTATCGGGAGATCACCTCAACCTCGAACTGCACCGAGTTCCAGGCCCGTAGACTGAGCATCCGTTCGCGTTTCGACGACGGTGTCGCTCCGGTGGCGACCCTGAACGGCACCCTGGTCGCGGTGACCCGGGTGATCGTGATGCTGTTCGAGAATCACCAGCAGGCAGACGGGTCGGTACGCGTGCCCGAGGCGCTGCGCCCGTACCTGGGTGGTCGCGAAGTTCTCGAACCGATCAAGAGATGA
- a CDS encoding HAD family hydrolase — MSTPDNWAPKLVALDIDGTLVDHNGALPGPVFEAVRKVIDAGVPVVLATGRSWNGTDIVFEQLQLPEGYAVSSNGAVVVHYPPIEIVSQRTFDPAAVIDLVSAAAPNALIAAEVIGRGYRVSGDFPEGDLSGEMIPASVAELRGEPVTRVIIRDPEASDSDFIDLAERLGLHGVSYFIGYSAWLDIAPEGVDKASGLQQVCDRLGVQAADVLALGDGRNDIEMLTWAGRGVALGDAPPEVKSVADAVTGRFVDGGTVDELSRWF, encoded by the coding sequence ATGAGCACACCGGACAACTGGGCGCCGAAACTGGTCGCCCTGGACATCGACGGCACCCTGGTCGACCACAACGGCGCCCTGCCGGGGCCGGTGTTCGAGGCTGTGCGGAAGGTGATCGACGCCGGCGTGCCGGTGGTACTGGCGACGGGGCGCAGCTGGAACGGCACCGACATCGTCTTCGAGCAGCTGCAACTGCCCGAGGGGTACGCGGTCTCCTCCAACGGTGCGGTGGTGGTGCACTACCCGCCGATCGAGATCGTCTCCCAGCGGACCTTCGACCCGGCTGCGGTGATCGATCTTGTCAGCGCCGCCGCGCCGAACGCGCTGATCGCTGCGGAAGTGATCGGCCGCGGGTACCGGGTCAGTGGCGACTTCCCCGAGGGTGACCTGTCGGGGGAGATGATCCCGGCCAGTGTGGCCGAACTGCGCGGCGAGCCGGTCACCCGGGTGATCATCCGCGACCCCGAGGCCAGTGACTCCGACTTCATCGACCTCGCCGAGCGGCTCGGGTTGCACGGGGTGTCGTACTTCATCGGCTACTCCGCCTGGCTGGACATCGCCCCCGAAGGGGTGGACAAGGCCAGCGGACTGCAACAGGTCTGTGACCGGCTCGGGGTGCAGGCCGCCGATGTGCTGGCCCTCGGCGATGGCCGCAATGACATCGAGATGCTCACCTGGGCCGGTCGCGGGGTCGCCCTCGGCGATGCCCCGCCGGAGGTGAAGTCGGTCGCCGATGCCGTCACCGGCCGCTTCGTCGACGGCGGTACGGTCGACGAACTCTCCCGCTGGTTCTGA
- a CDS encoding AbgT family transporter: MSSTDTLPTSRMDRLLNGVERIGNKLPDPFLLFLGLFLIVGVISTAMALAGTVVTILGSDEPKVIKGLFTGEGLAWFTANLGQNFIGFPPLETVLTILLGVTVAQRTGLLSAAIRLTLGRAPRWPLPYAVGAVGVTGSVMADASMIIIPPLAAMVFKAAGRHPMAGLIGGFAAAGAGYSTSPVVTSLDALFAGITTSVVATLPNPGAPVTPVSNYYYFNLVSSVVLAILAGFHHRQGDRTATAPAERTHRVRRRRSRGAGGRTGRRERAGRPRTAARRHPRPEPRPRPGRTTRSAAGHHRRVGTGRPDAGGGIAADVAVAQ, from the coding sequence ATGAGTTCGACCGACACACTGCCCACCAGCCGGATGGACCGACTGCTCAACGGGGTGGAACGGATCGGGAACAAACTGCCCGACCCCTTCCTGCTGTTCCTCGGCCTGTTCCTGATCGTCGGGGTGATCTCCACCGCGATGGCGCTGGCCGGAACGGTGGTGACCATCCTGGGTTCGGACGAGCCGAAGGTGATCAAGGGATTGTTCACCGGCGAGGGACTGGCCTGGTTCACCGCCAACCTGGGTCAGAACTTCATCGGCTTCCCGCCCCTGGAGACGGTGTTGACCATCCTGCTGGGAGTCACCGTCGCCCAACGTACCGGTCTGTTGAGTGCGGCGATCCGGCTGACCCTCGGCCGGGCTCCCCGGTGGCCACTGCCGTACGCGGTCGGCGCCGTCGGCGTCACCGGATCGGTGATGGCCGATGCATCGATGATCATCATCCCGCCGCTGGCGGCGATGGTGTTCAAAGCCGCCGGGCGACACCCGATGGCCGGACTGATCGGCGGCTTCGCCGCAGCCGGTGCCGGCTACTCCACCTCACCGGTCGTGACCAGCCTGGATGCGCTGTTCGCCGGTATCACCACCAGCGTGGTCGCCACCTTGCCCAACCCGGGTGCACCGGTCACCCCGGTCTCGAACTACTACTACTTCAACCTCGTCTCCTCGGTCGTCCTGGCGATCCTGGCCGGTTTTCATCATCGACAAGGTGATCGAACCGCGACTGCGCCGGCAGAACGTACCCACCGAGTACGCCGACGCCGATCCCGAGGAGCTGGTGGACGAACCGGCCGACGAGAACGGGCAGGTCGCCCCCGCACTGCGGCGCGACGACACCCGCGACCTGAACCCCGACCTCGACCCGGCCGAACGACGAGGTCTGCTGCTGGCCACCATCGCCGGGTTGGCACTGGCCGCCCTGATGCTGGTGGCGGCATTGCTGCCGATGTCGCCGTGGCGCAATGA
- a CDS encoding M20 family metallopeptidase, producing MSSVASDAAGAPAPVLAAIDSAVDELAASLIETSHDLAAHPEVAFEEHRSAAQLAELVESHGIAVTRGAYGLPTALRAEVAGSGPGPSIAVLAEYDALPGIGHGCGHNIIATAGVGAFLALAKVRDQLPGKIIWMGTPAEEGGSGKELMAREGAFDDVDASIMVHPFTYDCAEPVFLGRRQLKVIFHGITSHASAQPFMGRNALDAVNLMYMGVAANRQQMPFTDRVHAVITEGGERPNVIPDRASILYYVRSQYPETLKILSSRMEEIAQGAGLMAGCGVELVWDEAPPYLPMRGNTALAQSWNRRYGDRGHEVLPAGVLPSSSPDPPTSAMSASGSPALHPMVKITGPEFSLHTRDFAAEAITETADRVIIDSAGAMAAVAADYLCDPDLQAEVRAEFDDAGGAVDVPHYFD from the coding sequence ATGAGTTCTGTCGCCTCCGATGCCGCCGGTGCGCCGGCGCCGGTGCTGGCGGCGATCGATTCGGCAGTGGACGAACTCGCAGCCAGCTTGATCGAGACCTCACATGATCTTGCCGCGCACCCGGAGGTCGCCTTCGAGGAACACCGGTCGGCGGCCCAGCTGGCCGAGCTGGTCGAGAGCCACGGCATCGCGGTGACCCGGGGCGCCTACGGACTCCCCACGGCGCTGCGGGCAGAGGTGGCAGGATCAGGACCGGGGCCGAGCATCGCCGTGCTGGCGGAGTACGACGCCCTGCCCGGGATCGGTCACGGCTGTGGGCACAACATCATCGCCACTGCCGGCGTCGGCGCCTTCCTGGCGCTGGCCAAGGTCCGTGATCAACTTCCCGGCAAGATCATCTGGATGGGTACGCCGGCCGAGGAGGGTGGCTCGGGCAAGGAACTGATGGCCCGCGAGGGTGCCTTCGACGATGTCGACGCCTCGATCATGGTCCACCCGTTCACCTACGACTGCGCCGAACCGGTCTTCCTCGGCCGGCGCCAGTTGAAGGTGATCTTCCACGGCATCACCTCTCATGCCTCCGCCCAGCCCTTCATGGGCCGCAATGCCCTCGATGCGGTCAACCTGATGTACATGGGGGTCGCGGCCAACCGTCAGCAGATGCCTTTCACCGACCGGGTCCACGCGGTGATCACCGAAGGTGGCGAACGGCCGAATGTGATCCCGGACCGTGCCTCGATCCTGTACTACGTCCGCAGCCAGTACCCCGAAACCCTGAAGATCCTCAGCAGCCGAATGGAGGAGATCGCCCAAGGAGCTGGCCTGATGGCCGGATGCGGGGTGGAGCTGGTCTGGGACGAGGCGCCGCCGTACCTGCCGATGCGAGGCAACACCGCACTGGCCCAGTCCTGGAACCGCCGCTACGGCGATCGCGGTCACGAGGTACTGCCCGCTGGTGTGCTGCCGAGCAGTTCTCCGGATCCACCGACTTCGGCAATGTCAGCTTCCGGGTCCCCGGCCCTGCATCCGATGGTCAAGATCACCGGACCCGAGTTCTCCCTGCACACCCGCGACTTCGCCGCCGAGGCCATCACCGAGACTGCCGACCGGGTGATCATCGACTCCGCCGGAGCGATGGCTGCGGTCGCCGCGGACTACCTGTGCGATCCAGACCTGCAGGCGGAAGTACGTGCCGAGTTCGACGATGCCGGTGGTGCCGTCGACGTACCCCACTACTTCGACTGA
- a CDS encoding bifunctional phosphatase PAP2/diacylglycerol kinase family protein, whose amino-acid sequence MSESSSPATPSRGRPSTPAITFSALAIVLFTIWTVLVATGVLDGMDRATLAPVPVFEARSVQIAAAISIVFSPPILLLVLLCLAWWASRRRLHNLTVSLILAAIPGTAINWLMKLLIADPRPPQRLPLLTVFGPSYPAEHLSSVAMVALMVGATVVVSRQDRIVVWTWQVIGLLAVLLLGLCSWWLRSNWLADLIGGVLLGVAVAAVSLMVARVRVLPREGLIAMAMSRQTPVTAVDGAPEARCAIIYNPSKIVDEAAFRRHVDYELSRHQFVRTLWLPTTVDEPGRGLAEVAISKSVGLVLVAGGDGTVRSVCDGMAGSGIPLGIVPAGTGNLLARNLGIPRDERAAIDVAFDGQTRKIDLVKLRVDDQPETQHFAVMGGMGFDAAVFEQTNADLKKAVGSAAYFVAGAQAAGFEPFAASVQIDDHPPVSRRLSVAVIGNVGFLQAGIELFPDARPDDGVLDVILASPRTLRDWARILTTVLAVRGTDEHLVRRRGKRISITAEEPVAYQLDGDTIGHARRLVASVDAQALTLRVPDQSYERHNPLGNLRRSAPEQS is encoded by the coding sequence ATGTCCGAATCCTCCAGCCCCGCCACCCCCAGTCGGGGTCGGCCGTCGACCCCGGCCATCACCTTCTCCGCCTTGGCGATCGTGCTCTTCACGATCTGGACGGTGCTGGTGGCCACCGGCGTCCTCGACGGCATGGACCGCGCCACCTTGGCGCCGGTACCGGTCTTCGAGGCCCGCAGCGTGCAGATCGCGGCCGCGATCAGCATCGTCTTCAGCCCGCCGATCCTGCTGCTGGTGCTGCTCTGCCTGGCCTGGTGGGCCAGTCGGCGACGGCTGCACAACCTGACCGTCTCGCTGATCCTCGCCGCGATCCCGGGCACGGCGATCAACTGGCTGATGAAGCTTCTGATCGCCGACCCCCGGCCGCCGCAGCGGCTGCCCCTGCTGACCGTCTTCGGTCCGAGCTATCCCGCCGAACACCTGTCCTCGGTCGCCATGGTCGCCCTGATGGTGGGGGCCACCGTGGTGGTCAGCCGGCAGGACCGGATCGTGGTCTGGACCTGGCAGGTGATCGGCCTCCTGGCGGTGCTGCTGCTCGGTCTTTGCAGCTGGTGGTTGCGGAGCAACTGGCTGGCCGACCTGATCGGCGGGGTGCTGCTGGGCGTCGCCGTGGCTGCGGTGTCGCTGATGGTGGCCCGGGTACGGGTGTTGCCGCGGGAAGGCCTGATCGCGATGGCCATGTCCCGGCAGACCCCTGTCACCGCCGTCGACGGTGCCCCGGAAGCGCGTTGCGCGATCATCTACAACCCGAGCAAGATCGTCGACGAAGCCGCCTTCCGCCGGCATGTGGACTACGAGCTGTCCCGGCACCAGTTCGTCCGTACCCTCTGGTTGCCGACCACCGTCGACGAACCCGGCCGCGGCCTGGCCGAGGTGGCAATCTCCAAGTCTGTCGGCCTGGTGCTCGTCGCCGGCGGGGACGGTACCGTCCGCTCGGTCTGCGACGGTATGGCCGGCAGCGGTATCCCGCTGGGGATCGTCCCGGCCGGTACGGGCAACCTGCTCGCCCGCAACCTCGGCATCCCCCGCGACGAGCGTGCCGCCATCGATGTCGCCTTCGACGGCCAGACCCGCAAGATCGACCTGGTGAAGCTGCGGGTCGACGACCAGCCCGAGACCCAGCACTTCGCGGTGATGGGTGGTATGGGCTTCGATGCCGCCGTCTTCGAGCAGACCAATGCCGACCTGAAGAAGGCGGTCGGTTCTGCCGCCTACTTCGTCGCCGGCGCCCAGGCTGCCGGCTTCGAACCCTTCGCCGCCAGCGTGCAGATCGATGATCATCCCCCGGTCTCACGCCGCCTGAGTGTGGCGGTGATCGGCAATGTCGGCTTCCTGCAGGCGGGCATCGAGTTGTTCCCCGATGCGCGTCCCGACGACGGTGTGCTCGACGTCATCCTCGCCTCACCGCGTACCCTGCGCGACTGGGCACGGATCCTGACCACGGTGCTGGCCGTGCGCGGCACCGATGAGCACCTGGTCCGTCGCCGCGGCAAACGGATCTCGATCACCGCCGAGGAGCCGGTCGCCTACCAGCTCGACGGCGACACCATCGGCCACGCCCGGCGCCTGGTCGCCAGCGTCGACGCCCAGGCCCTGACGCTGCGCGTACCCGACCAGAGCTACGAGCGCCACAACCCGCTGGGCAATCTGCGCCGCTCAGCCCCCGAACAGTCGTAA